Proteins encoded by one window of Gopherus flavomarginatus isolate rGopFla2 chromosome 11 unlocalized genomic scaffold, rGopFla2.mat.asm SUPER_11_unloc_1, whole genome shotgun sequence:
- the LOC127040883 gene encoding LOW QUALITY PROTEIN: olfactory receptor 4D5-like (The sequence of the model RefSeq protein was modified relative to this genomic sequence to represent the inferred CDS: inserted 2 bases in 1 codon) — protein sequence MHKTKTLLRLSGYLTHTFIFHFIGGTVVFFLVVIAADVYVAIYKPLHYLSITNRSMCMRLLAGAWLSGFVHSIVQLALIIQLPFCGPNTLDSFYCDVPQVIKLACTDTYIMEFLMVSNNGLVTTGAFIELLISYTIILIKIRTHVMESKHKALSTCAAQITVVSLHFGPCVFIYDRPFQNHXVDKAVSVLYTVVTPMLNTMIYTLRNTEM from the exons atgcacaaaacaaaaactttgttAAGGTTGAGTGGGTATCTGACCCACACATTCATCTTCCATTTCATCGGGGGCACTGTGGTCTTCTTCTTAGTAGTGATAGCAGCTGATGTGTATGTGGCCATCTATAAGCCATTGCACTACCTGTCTATCACGAACAGAAGTATGTGCATGAGGCTGCTGGCAGGGGCATGGCTGAGTGGCTTTGTTCATTCCATTGTCCAGCTTGCACTGATCATCCAACTGCCCTTCTGTGGACCCAACACACTAGACAGTTTCTACTGTGATGTCCCCCAAGTCATCAAACTGGCCTGCACAGACACATATATAATGGAGTTTCTGATGGTCTCCAACAATGGGCTGGTCACCACAGGAGCCTTCATCGAATTGCTTATATCCTACACCATCATCCTTATCAAGATAAGGACACATGTCATGGAAAGTAAGCACAAAGCCCTGTCCACCTGCGCAGCTCAGATTACAGTGGTGAGTTTGCATTTTGGGCCTTGTGTCTTCATCTATGACCGGCCTTTCCAGAATCA CGTGGACAAGGCAGTGTCTGTGCTGTACACAGTGGTTACTCCAATGCTGAACACAATGATCTACACTCTGAGGAACACTGAGATGTAA